From one Bacteroides fragilis NCTC 9343 genomic stretch:
- a CDS encoding MarR family winged helix-turn-helix transcriptional regulator, producing MIEQFNFDIRLIFAILNGKVSAAINRKLYRNFRQNGLEISPEQWTVLIFLWEKDGVTQQELCNATFKDKPSMTRLIDNMERQHLVVRISDKKDRRTNLIHLTRTGKELEEKARIIANRTLKEALHGITVEELSVSQEVLRKIFFNTKD from the coding sequence ATGATCGAACAATTTAACTTTGATATCAGGCTGATCTTTGCCATCTTGAATGGTAAGGTCTCTGCTGCCATTAATCGGAAACTATACCGGAACTTCAGACAGAACGGTCTGGAAATCAGTCCGGAGCAATGGACGGTTCTTATTTTTCTCTGGGAAAAAGACGGAGTGACACAACAAGAGTTGTGCAATGCAACTTTTAAAGACAAACCGAGTATGACCCGCTTGATTGATAATATGGAACGCCAACATCTGGTGGTACGCATCTCCGATAAAAAAGACCGCCGTACCAATCTGATTCATCTGACCAGAACAGGAAAAGAGCTGGAAGAAAAGGCCCGTATCATAGCTAACCGGACCCTTAAAGAGGCGCTGCATGGCATCACAGTCGAAGAGCTAAGCGTAAGCCAGGAAGTATTAAGAAAAATATTCTTCAACACCAAAGATTAA
- the rprY gene encoding response regulator transcription factor RprY, which yields MDEKLRILLCEDDENLGMLLREYLQAKGYSAELYPDGEAGFKAFLKNKYDLCVFDVMMPKKDGFTLAQEVRAANAEIPIIFLTAKTLKEDILEGFKIGADDYITKPFSMEELTFRIEAILRRVRGKKNKESNVYKIGKFTFDTQKQILAIGDKQTKLTTKESELLGLLCAHANEILQRDFALKTIWIDDNYFNARSMDVYITKLRKHLKDDDSIEIINIHGKGYKLITPEPES from the coding sequence ATGGACGAGAAACTGCGTATTTTATTATGCGAGGATGATGAAAATCTTGGCATGCTTTTAAGAGAATATTTACAGGCTAAAGGTTACTCTGCTGAGTTGTATCCTGATGGAGAAGCCGGATTTAAAGCTTTCCTGAAGAATAAATATGACTTATGCGTGTTTGACGTGATGATGCCTAAAAAAGATGGTTTCACACTGGCACAGGAGGTTCGTGCGGCCAACGCTGAAATTCCTATTATCTTCCTGACTGCAAAAACACTCAAAGAAGATATCCTGGAAGGATTTAAGATCGGTGCGGATGATTATATCACCAAACCTTTCAGTATGGAAGAGCTTACTTTCAGAATCGAGGCTATCCTGAGACGTGTTCGCGGAAAGAAGAACAAGGAGAGCAATGTTTATAAGATTGGTAAGTTTACGTTTGATACCCAGAAGCAAATCCTGGCTATCGGCGACAAACAAACGAAACTGACTACCAAAGAATCGGAATTGCTGGGATTGCTTTGTGCGCATGCTAACGAAATCTTGCAGCGCGACTTTGCCTTGAAGACTATCTGGATCGATGACAACTATTTCAATGCGCGTAGCATGGACGTGTATATCACTAAACTGCGCAAGCACCTGAAAGATGATGATTCGATTGAGATTATCAACATCCACGGAAAAGGTTACAAGTTGATCACCCCCGAACCCGAATCATAA
- a CDS encoding sensor histidine kinase: MKKSTIWILGIIMGLSFLSLLYLQVSYIEEMVKMRKEQFNTSVRNALFQVSKDVEYDETQRWLLEDITEAERRALAQSSSTTEQKNGLIQQSERYRFKSPDGTLYSEFELKMITTEPSKVPKAMISERHGRNTIPQTSRSLTDAIKNRYMYQRFLLDDVALRMIYKASDKSIGERVNFKKLDNYLKSNFINNGVELLYHFSVIDKDGREVYRCSDYEDGGSEDSYTQPLFQNDPPAKMSIVKVHFPGKKDYIFDSVSFMIPSMIFTIVLLITFIFTIYIVFRQKKLTEMKNDFINNMTHEFKTPISTISLAAQMLKDPAVGKSPQMFQHISGVINDETKRLRFQVEKVLQMSMFDRQKATLKMKELDANELITGVINTFALKVERYNGKITSNLEATNPVIFADEMHITNVIFNLMDNAVKYKKPEEDLVLNVRTWNEPGKLMISIQDNGIGIKKENLKKVFDKFYRVHTGNLHDVKGFGLGLAYVKKIIQDHKGTIRAESELNVGTKFIIALPLLKND; this comes from the coding sequence ATGAAAAAGTCAACAATCTGGATATTAGGCATTATTATGGGTCTTTCCTTTCTGAGTTTGCTCTATTTACAAGTGAGCTACATCGAAGAAATGGTGAAGATGCGTAAAGAACAATTTAATACATCCGTGCGAAATGCTTTGTTTCAGGTTTCAAAGGATGTAGAGTATGATGAAACGCAACGTTGGCTGTTAGAGGATATCACTGAAGCGGAACGCAGAGCACTGGCTCAGTCTTCTTCTACTACCGAACAGAAAAACGGTTTAATTCAGCAATCGGAGCGTTATAGGTTCAAGTCACCGGACGGAACCCTGTATTCGGAGTTTGAACTGAAGATGATTACCACCGAGCCGTCGAAAGTGCCCAAAGCCATGATTTCCGAAAGGCATGGCCGGAATACCATTCCGCAGACATCACGGAGCTTGACTGATGCTATTAAAAATAGGTATATGTATCAGCGTTTTCTGCTCGACGATGTGGCTTTGCGGATGATTTACAAGGCAAGCGATAAATCGATTGGCGAACGGGTGAACTTTAAAAAGCTGGATAATTATCTGAAATCGAACTTTATTAATAATGGTGTAGAGTTGCTCTACCATTTTTCGGTGATCGATAAAGATGGACGTGAAGTATATCGTTGCTCGGACTACGAAGACGGAGGGAGTGAAGACTCTTATACGCAACCTCTGTTCCAGAATGATCCGCCTGCGAAGATGAGTATTGTGAAGGTGCACTTTCCCGGTAAGAAAGATTATATCTTCGACTCGGTTAGTTTTATGATTCCTTCGATGATATTCACTATCGTACTGCTGATTACATTCATCTTCACCATCTACATCGTCTTCCGTCAGAAGAAGTTGACAGAGATGAAGAATGACTTTATCAACAACATGACGCATGAGTTCAAGACACCGATATCGACCATCTCGCTTGCTGCCCAGATGCTGAAAGACCCCGCAGTCGGGAAGTCGCCGCAGATGTTCCAGCATATATCGGGAGTCATCAATGATGAAACGAAGCGGTTGAGATTCCAGGTGGAGAAGGTGCTTCAGATGTCTATGTTCGACAGGCAGAAAGCAACGCTGAAGATGAAGGAACTCGATGCCAATGAGTTGATTACCGGAGTTATCAATACGTTCGCTTTGAAGGTGGAACGCTATAATGGTAAGATTACATCGAACCTTGAGGCTACCAATCCTGTTATATTTGCGGACGAAATGCATATCACCAATGTGATATTCAACCTGATGGATAACGCGGTGAAATACAAGAAGCCCGAAGAAGACCTGGTGCTCAACGTGAGAACCTGGAACGAGCCCGGTAAACTGATGATTTCGATACAGGACAACGGTATTGGTATTAAAAAAGAAAACCTGAAGAAGGTGTTTGATAAGTTCTATCGCGTGCATACAGGTAATCTGCACGATGTAAAAGGTTTCGGTCTGGGACTGGCTTATGTGAAAAAGATTATTCAGGATCATAAGGGAACCATCCGGGCAGAGAGTGAACTGAATGTAGGAACTAAATTTATTATTGCATTACCTTTATTAAAAAATGATTGA
- a CDS encoding elongation factor G, with translation MKVYQTNEIKNIALLGNDGSGKTTLTEALLYESGIIKRRGRITAKNTVSDYFPVEQEYGYSVFSTIFHVEWNGKKLNIIDCPGSDDFVGAAMTALNVTDTAILLLNGQYGPEVGTQNHFRYTEKLGKPVIFLVNQLDNEKCDYDMVLEQLKSIYGPKVVPVQYPLATGPNFNSLIDVLLMKKYSWGPEGGAPTIEEIPAEEMDKAMEMHKALVEAAAENDEGLMEKFFEQDSLTEDEMREGIRKGLAARGMFPVFCVCAGKDMGVRRLMEFLGNVVPGVSEMPKVHNTRGEVVEPDPNGPTSLYFFKTGVEPHIGDVQYFKVMSGKVHEGDDFTNADRGSKERVAQIYACAGANRIKVEEMVAGDIGCTVKLKDVHTGNTLNGKGAENRFNFIKYPNSKYSRAIKPVNEADTEKMMAILNRMREEDPTWVIEQSKELKQTIVHGQGEFHLRTLKWRLENNEKLQVKFEEPKIPYRETITKAARADYRHKKQSGGAGQFGEVHLIVEPYYEGMPVPDMYKFGGQEFKINVKGTEEVPLEWGGKLVFVNSIVGGSIDARFLPAILKGIMSRMEQGPLTGSYARDVRVIVYDGKMHPVDSNEISFMLAGRNAFSEAFKNAGPKILEPIYDVEVFVPSDKMGDVMGDLQGRRAMIMGMSSENGYEKLVAKVPLKEMSSYSTALSSLTGGRASFIMKFASYELVPSDVQDKLIKDFESKQTEE, from the coding sequence ATGAAAGTATATCAGACTAACGAAATTAAGAACATTGCCCTTCTTGGCAATGACGGCTCAGGAAAAACCACTCTCACAGAAGCGTTGCTCTATGAGAGTGGTATTATAAAACGTCGCGGCAGGATTACTGCCAAGAATACCGTAAGCGATTACTTTCCGGTGGAACAGGAATATGGATATTCCGTCTTTTCAACTATTTTTCATGTGGAATGGAATGGAAAGAAACTGAACATCATAGACTGTCCGGGCAGCGATGACTTTGTAGGCGCTGCCATGACGGCACTCAACGTAACCGATACAGCTATTTTGCTGCTGAACGGACAATATGGACCGGAAGTGGGAACACAAAATCATTTCCGCTATACCGAAAAACTGGGTAAACCGGTAATCTTCCTGGTGAATCAACTCGATAACGAGAAGTGCGATTATGATATGGTGCTTGAACAACTGAAGTCCATTTACGGACCGAAAGTGGTTCCCGTCCAGTATCCTTTGGCTACAGGCCCGAATTTCAACTCACTGATCGACGTGCTGCTGATGAAGAAATACTCTTGGGGACCCGAAGGTGGAGCACCCACTATTGAAGAGATCCCGGCCGAAGAGATGGACAAGGCTATGGAAATGCACAAAGCCCTGGTAGAAGCCGCTGCTGAGAATGATGAAGGCTTGATGGAAAAATTCTTCGAACAGGATTCACTGACAGAAGACGAAATGCGCGAAGGTATCCGTAAGGGTCTGGCTGCACGCGGCATGTTCCCCGTATTCTGCGTATGTGCAGGCAAAGATATGGGGGTACGTCGTTTGATGGAATTTCTGGGTAATGTAGTGCCCGGTGTATCGGAAATGCCGAAAGTGCATAATACCCGTGGTGAAGTGGTGGAACCCGATCCCAACGGACCTACCTCTTTGTATTTCTTCAAGACCGGTGTGGAACCACACATTGGTGACGTTCAGTATTTCAAGGTCATGAGCGGAAAAGTGCATGAAGGAGACGACTTTACCAATGCCGATCGCGGTTCGAAAGAACGTGTGGCGCAGATTTATGCTTGCGCCGGTGCCAACCGTATCAAAGTAGAAGAGATGGTGGCAGGTGACATTGGCTGTACGGTGAAGCTGAAAGATGTTCATACCGGAAATACACTGAACGGTAAAGGTGCCGAGAACCGGTTTAATTTTATCAAATATCCGAATTCTAAATATTCACGCGCCATCAAGCCGGTGAACGAGGCCGATACGGAAAAGATGATGGCCATCTTGAACCGTATGCGTGAGGAAGATCCGACTTGGGTCATCGAACAATCGAAGGAACTGAAACAGACCATCGTGCATGGCCAGGGAGAATTCCACCTCCGTACGTTGAAATGGCGTCTGGAGAACAATGAAAAGCTTCAGGTGAAATTTGAAGAACCGAAGATCCCTTATCGTGAAACCATCACAAAAGCTGCCCGTGCCGACTATCGTCACAAAAAGCAATCGGGTGGTGCCGGACAGTTCGGCGAGGTGCATCTGATAGTGGAACCCTATTATGAAGGAATGCCGGTGCCCGATATGTATAAATTCGGTGGACAGGAATTTAAGATTAACGTGAAGGGTACTGAGGAAGTTCCATTGGAATGGGGCGGAAAATTGGTATTTGTTAACAGTATTGTCGGGGGGTCTATCGATGCCCGCTTCCTGCCGGCCATCCTTAAAGGGATCATGTCCCGCATGGAACAGGGACCTCTGACCGGTTCGTATGCCCGCGATGTACGCGTCATTGTATATGATGGAAAGATGCACCCGGTAGACTCTAATGAAATTTCGTTCATGCTGGCCGGACGTAATGCCTTCAGCGAAGCGTTTAAGAACGCCGGACCGAAGATTCTCGAGCCAATTTATGATGTGGAAGTCTTCGTACCGTCCGATAAGATGGGTGACGTGATGGGTGACCTTCAGGGACGCCGTGCCATGATCATGGGTATGAGCAGCGAAAACGGTTATGAGAAACTGGTGGCTAAAGTGCCTTTGAAAGAGATGTCTTCTTATTCAACCGCTCTTAGTTCGCTTACCGGAGGCCGTGCTTCGTTCATTATGAAATTTGCAAGTTACGAACTGGTTCCGAGTGATGTGCAGGATAAGTTAATAAAAGACTTCGAATCCAAACAAACAGAAGAGTAA
- the hemW gene encoding radical SAM family heme chaperone HemW: protein MAGIYIHVPFCKTRCIYCDFYSTTRSEWKGRYIEALCKELEMRYTYLKGKPIETLYFGGGTPSQLDEKDFRKVFDTVRRVYGMENCHEITLEANPDDLCPEYLQMLSELPFNRISMGIQTFDDTTLKLLKRRHNAAQAIRAVELCRAHGFRNISIDLIYGLPGETTERWEKDLQQAIALDVEHISAYHLIYEEGTPIYKMLQKHQVEEVDEDSSVRFFTLLIDRLREAGYEHYEISNFCKPGMYSRHNTSYWQGVSYLGCGPSAHSFDGQTREWNCSSIEKYMSGIESGQRDFEREERDLTTRYNEFIITSVRTQWGISLERLSNDYGTQLEQYCLKMARPSLENGKLEIYEGALRLTREGIFISDSIMSDLLWVEN, encoded by the coding sequence ATGGCAGGCATATACATACACGTCCCCTTCTGTAAGACACGCTGTATCTATTGCGATTTTTACTCAACGACGCGAAGCGAATGGAAAGGACGCTACATCGAAGCACTCTGCAAAGAGCTGGAAATGAGATATACTTACCTGAAAGGAAAGCCTATTGAGACGCTCTACTTTGGTGGAGGTACTCCTTCGCAGCTCGACGAAAAGGATTTCCGGAAAGTATTCGACACCGTCCGCCGGGTTTATGGGATGGAGAATTGCCATGAAATAACACTTGAAGCCAATCCGGATGACCTCTGTCCGGAATACCTGCAAATGCTCTCCGAATTGCCGTTCAACCGCATCAGCATGGGCATCCAGACATTTGACGACACTACGCTCAAGTTGCTGAAACGCCGCCACAATGCGGCTCAAGCCATTCGTGCGGTAGAGTTGTGCCGTGCCCACGGTTTCCGCAACATCAGCATCGACCTGATCTACGGGCTCCCCGGTGAAACAACGGAACGCTGGGAAAAAGACTTGCAACAGGCTATTGCCCTAGACGTGGAACATATATCGGCTTATCACTTGATTTACGAAGAAGGTACTCCCATTTATAAAATGTTGCAAAAGCATCAGGTCGAAGAGGTGGACGAGGACAGCAGTGTCCGGTTCTTCACCTTATTAATAGACCGGTTGCGTGAAGCCGGATACGAGCATTATGAAATATCCAACTTCTGCAAGCCGGGCATGTATTCGCGCCACAACACTTCGTACTGGCAGGGAGTAAGTTATCTCGGCTGCGGCCCGTCGGCACACTCTTTCGACGGACAAACCCGGGAATGGAACTGCTCTTCGATCGAAAAATACATGTCCGGCATTGAAAGCGGACAACGGGACTTCGAACGGGAAGAGCGGGATCTGACCACCCGATACAACGAATTTATCATTACCTCTGTCCGCACTCAATGGGGAATTTCACTCGAACGCCTCAGTAATGATTACGGAACGCAACTGGAACAATATTGTCTCAAAATGGCACGTCCTTCTTTAGAAAACGGCAAATTAGAAATATACGAAGGTGCTTTGCGCCTCACCCGCGAAGGAATTTTTATTTCCGACAGCATCATGAGCGACCTGCTCTGGGTGGAAAACTAA
- a CDS encoding RNA polymerase sigma-70 factor, which produces MTESEVRKLLRRMKELDSQTAFRAFYDMTYDRLYRIAYYYVKREEWSQEIVLDVFLKLWEQRSSLPEVKSIEDYCFILVKNASLNYLEKENRRTTVSTETLPEPEAQSDSPEESMISEELFAIYVKALDRLPERCREVFIRIREEKQSYAQVAEELGISTKTVDAQLQKATIRLKEAISMVNNDR; this is translated from the coding sequence ATGACCGAATCAGAGGTTCGAAAACTACTCAGACGAATGAAGGAGCTGGATTCGCAAACAGCGTTCCGGGCCTTCTACGATATGACGTACGACCGTCTCTACCGCATCGCCTACTACTATGTAAAACGCGAAGAATGGTCGCAGGAAATCGTACTCGATGTGTTCCTGAAACTCTGGGAACAGCGCAGCTCGCTTCCCGAAGTCAAAAGCATTGAGGACTATTGCTTCATATTGGTTAAAAACGCTTCACTCAACTATCTGGAGAAAGAAAACAGGCGTACCACGGTATCTACCGAGACATTGCCGGAACCCGAAGCACAAAGCGACTCACCCGAAGAATCGATGATCAGTGAAGAGTTGTTTGCCATTTATGTGAAAGCACTCGACCGCTTGCCCGAACGTTGTAGAGAGGTATTCATCCGCATCCGGGAAGAGAAGCAAAGCTATGCACAGGTAGCAGAAGAACTGGGTATCAGCACCAAGACCGTAGATGCTCAACTCCAGAAGGCAACCATCCGGCTGAAAGAAGCAATATCGATGGTGAATAATGATCGATAA